The Edaphobacter flagellatus sequence GAAGCGGGTGGTCGTCGCCGTTGTCGATAGCGACCTCGACCTGCGCGGAACTTTGCAGGTTGGAGCCGAGCGTCGCAGGGATGCCTAGCTGCTGCTGGCGTATCTCGCGTTCGGCCTGTGTCATCTGTACGCGGAAGATATTGCCGGTAATGGTCTCGCTGGCTTCGCGGCCTCGCGCGGAAGCGGGTACGTCGGTGGCGTGATCGTTGATAATGACATCGCGGCTGAAATTGGAGTGATAGTCAGGGGCGAGAGTGAAGGCCACGCGCTCAACAGGAACACGTTCAGGCAGCGTGAAGGTGGCGATGGTCTGCCGGTTGCGCTGCGTGATAACGGAGGTTTCAGCGGCGAGAGCGAAAAGTGACTGCGCCTCGCGGCTGGGCGGCACGCTGGCACCCTGGACCATCTGCGGCGTGTAGCGAGCAGCAGCGGCGTGCGGCGCGGGAGAGATGCTTAGCTCGACGTGAAGATACGGGAAGCTGGATTCGACAAAAGCGAGCGTTGTGTTGCGGGAAAGATGCTGCGCGGTGAGGTCAAAGAGAGTGAACTCCCCGAGGCGCGTCCCGGAGCCGCCCGGAGCATCGGAGCCAGTGACCGTAGCTGTGGCGATAAAGTCGTGGCCGTCAAGGTCGAGGGCGACGTTTGTATAAGGCCGTTGCGGCATGGCGAGATCGAAAACGATAGCATTGCCACGCTGGCCGAGGTTCATCACGCGTGCAGGCTCGGTGTCGGGCTGCGCGGGTTCGCTGAGCGTGACCGCATAAGGGATATCGTGCGCGTCAGAAGTCTGCGGATAAAGACGCAGGTCTTTGAGCGAGGCCGAAGAGTGAGCGAAGGTGCCAGCGTCAATGACGGCGCAGTTGGTGCCAGCACCGGCGGGGACGATCGACCGCTGGTAGTGGAAGTACTGCGGCGCAGGCTCAGGCGCGTTGCCCGTGCTGCTCGCAGAGGTTTGCCAGAGGAGCAGAGCGATGAGAGCAAGATGCTTCAACGGGCTCCTCCTTCGGAATCGGGGGCCGGTTTTGCGGGCTCACGCAGGCCGAGCCAGTCTTTCTGATAGGCGAAGCTGATCGCCATCAGGATGACACCCAACGCGAGGAAACTGGCAAAACGGTAGCCCTGGCTGAGGTTGCGCATGTCGTAGAGGAAGGTCTTGCCGATCGTGAAGACGAGCAGCACAAGCGCCTGCCAGCGGATGAAGGCGGTGCGACGCCAGAAGCCGATGGCGAGAAGTGCGGCTCCATAGATCATGAGGAAGGCGGAGACGGCGAGTGCTCGCTGGAGTTCCAGGTCAGGATTGGCCGCGGTGGAGGGCCAGAGTGCTGAGATCTCGCGCACGCCGGTTAAGACCGCGACGAGATTGATGATGATGATTGAACCAGCGGCGAGCTGCGGCCAGAGATGCGAGGCTTCGTTACCGCGTGCAATGCGGAGAGAAGCCCAGGCAAGAGCACCAAGGATGGCGATGGCGAGGAGGGCCATGCCGAAGTCGGCGTTGGCGAAGGCCGGGAGCAGAACATAGGCAGCGTGGGTCACGACTTCACGCAGGGAGAGAAGGATGGCGATGCCTCCGATGGCGACATAGGAGGCGAGGGCAAAGCGCTGCCAGGTCTGGAACGGGTCTTGTGAGGATGCGGATACACGCAGTGACATCCACGCTGCGGCGACAAAGGCGGCAACGGCAATGAGCGCAGTGGCGAGGTTGTGATTGAAGAAGGAGAGAGACGCTCCCCCTCCGAACCAATACGGGGAGGCGATCAATCCGCCGAGGCCGAGGACGAAGGAGCCCGCGGAGAGCCACTGGAGGACGCGTCCTGAGCTGGCGTGCGCGGGAGACTGAAGGCGGGTTGCTACCCAGAGCAGCGCAACACCTTCGACCAGCCATGCAACGGTGATCCAGTGGCCGCTGGCCTTGAGCGGAATCGCAATGGTGAGGAAGACGACGGCGAGCGAGAGATGGAGGGCGGCGGCGACGGCGCTCTGCGGCAGGCGCGTGATGAGCAGATAAGCCGCGGCGAGGATAAGCATCAGCCAGGGCAGGAACCAGTGCCGGTCGGAGTCCTGCATGACGGAGTAGAGCGCGAGAGAGACGAAGGCTGCGTTGCCGAGCGGTAGAAGGATGTTGCGAATGTGAGAGCCGAAACGGCGAGCCTTAGGCGTTGGGGCGTCGGGCGTTACGGCTTTGACGGAGATGCTGACGAAGGTGAGGAAGAAGAGTGCGATGAAGAGCGTCGTGACGGCGAATGCGGGCTCGTGGTAGTGGCTCCAGTACCAACCGATGAAGAAGAGAACGGTCCCGGGAAAGGCCATCAGGAGGAGGCGTTCCCAGGGCTTCACACGAACGAGCATGGCAATCGCGATGTCAATGGCGAGGAGGTAGGTGAAGAGGAATACCTCGTGATTGCCACCCGTCGAGAGCAGGAGAGGCGTCGCAAAGCCACCGGCGACGGCATAGGCGGCGAGCAACTCGGCGTCCTGCGCCCAGGCCATGTAAGCATTCCATGCGGTGACGAGGATCATGCCGAAGAGCGCTGCGCTTGGCGGCAGCAGGTGATAGAGCTGGAAGGCAGCCCAGAGCGCCAGATAGAGCACGCCGCTGCCAACGGCCTTCAAGGAGTAGGAGAAGGCGGAGAAGCCTTTGCGGCGGAATCGCTCCGACCAGACGACGATGCCCGCTCCTGCGATAAGCCCGATGAGGATGCGGCCCACCGGGCCGATCCACTGGTTGTCGATGGCGAGCTTGAGGCCGAGCGTGGCGGCGAAGAGCAGCGCGACGATGCCAATACGGTTGAAGATCTGTGCGCCAAGGCGGCTTTCGAGTGATGGCTGCGGGGCGGGCGAAAGCGTGTTGAGCGACGGCGGTGGCGGGATCGGAGCGACGGCGTCGGGCGGGACCGGCTGAACGGTCTCTGGCCGCGGCGGTGGTGGCGGTGGCGGAACTGATGTGGCCGCAGGCTCTGCGATGGGCAGAGGGCCAGCCGCGCGAAGCTGGGCGAGTTGATGCTCAAGCTCGTCGACTCGGTTGCTGAGCAGGCGCAGCTGGGCTGCCAGCTGTGCCTGCGTCTGAGGGGAGAAGTCCTCCGAATCCATGGAAACTACTGTATCGCCTTGAGATGGATTGCGCTGCAGGAAAACGAAGAGGCGCCCGGCTCTGATACTCTTTGCGCACATGATGTC is a genomic window containing:
- a CDS encoding DUF2339 domain-containing protein translates to MDSEDFSPQTQAQLAAQLRLLSNRVDELEHQLAQLRAAGPLPIAEPAATSVPPPPPPPRPETVQPVPPDAVAPIPPPPSLNTLSPAPQPSLESRLGAQIFNRIGIVALLFAATLGLKLAIDNQWIGPVGRILIGLIAGAGIVVWSERFRRKGFSAFSYSLKAVGSGVLYLALWAAFQLYHLLPPSAALFGMILVTAWNAYMAWAQDAELLAAYAVAGGFATPLLLSTGGNHEVFLFTYLLAIDIAIAMLVRVKPWERLLLMAFPGTVLFFIGWYWSHYHEPAFAVTTLFIALFFLTFVSISVKAVTPDAPTPKARRFGSHIRNILLPLGNAAFVSLALYSVMQDSDRHWFLPWLMLILAAAYLLITRLPQSAVAAALHLSLAVVFLTIAIPLKASGHWITVAWLVEGVALLWVATRLQSPAHASSGRVLQWLSAGSFVLGLGGLIASPYWFGGGASLSFFNHNLATALIAVAAFVAAAWMSLRVSASSQDPFQTWQRFALASYVAIGGIAILLSLREVVTHAAYVLLPAFANADFGMALLAIAILGALAWASLRIARGNEASHLWPQLAAGSIIIINLVAVLTGVREISALWPSTAANPDLELQRALAVSAFLMIYGAALLAIGFWRRTAFIRWQALVLLVFTIGKTFLYDMRNLSQGYRFASFLALGVILMAISFAYQKDWLGLREPAKPAPDSEGGAR